The following are encoded together in the Triticum dicoccoides isolate Atlit2015 ecotype Zavitan chromosome 6B, WEW_v2.0, whole genome shotgun sequence genome:
- the LOC119324092 gene encoding uncharacterized protein LOC119324092, with protein MLRLRCCLLTQLLSSPSASPASHLRRLFSAAAPAVSLNPSFAVEEYLVATCGLTRPQALKASAKLSHLKSPSNPDAVLAFLAGLGLSSADVAALVAKDPQFLCAKVERTLAPVVAGLTGLGLSPSDIAHLVSLSRDKFRCRSFVSNLQYFLHLFGSFENLLPALRRGSCFLSADLETVVKPNVAFLRSCGLGDCDIAKLCMAQLMLLGSNIECVRAMAARAQDIGVPCGSRMFRHALQAVAFLSNEKIAAKVEHLKKMFRWSDAEVHIALSTLPPLLMRSNHMLESKSEFLISKVGFEPAYIAHHPALLTYSLEGRIIPRYYVVKFLKENGLLDHNRSYYSAVIVMEKVFVDKYISPHKEVAPYLAEDYDAACRGEVPTRFKFT; from the coding sequence ATGCTCCGGCTCCGGTGCTGCCTCCTCACCCAGCTCCTCTCATCTCCCTCCGCGTCTCCCGCCTCCCACCTCCGCCGCCtcttctccgccgccgcgcccgccgtctcCCTGAACCCTAGCTTCGCGGTGGAGGAGTACCTCGTCGCCACCTGCGGCCTCACCCGACCCCAGGCCCTCAAGGCCTCCGCCAAGCTCTCCCACCTCAAGTCCCCCTCCAATCCCGACGCCGTCCTtgccttcctcgccggcctcggcctCTCCAGCGCCGacgtcgccgccctcgtcgccaAGGACCCGCAGTTCCTCTGCGCCAAAGTGGAGAGAACCCTGGCCCCCGTCGTCGCTGGGCTCACCGGCCTCGGCCTCTCACCTTCTGACATCGCGCACCTCGTCTCGCTCTCCCGTGACAAGTTCCGATGTAGATCCTTCGTCTCAAATCTGCAATACTTCCTGCACCTCTTCGGCTCCTTTGAGAACCTCCTCCCTGCTCTCAGGCGCGGCTCATGCTTTCTCTCAGCCGACCTTGAGACAGTGGTCAAGCCCAATGTTGCCTTCCTGCGTTCCTGCGGGCTAGGTGACTGTGACATTGCCAAGTTGTGCATGGCTCAGCTAATGCTGCTTGGCTCCAACATAGAGTGCGTCCGGGCAATGGCAGCACGCGCCCAAGATATTGGTGTGCCCTGTGGCTCTCGGATGTTCAGGCACGCGCTGCAGGCTGTTGCATTCCTCAGCAATGAGAAGATCGCCGCCAAAGTGGAGCACTTGAAGAAGATGTTCAGGTGGTCTGATGCCGAGGTGCACATTGCTTTGTCCACGCTTCCGCCTCTGCTGATGAGGTCTAACCATATGCTGGAGAGCAAGTCAGAGTTCCTAATATCCAAGGTGGGGTTTGAACCAGCATACATTGCTCATCATCCGGCATTGCTCACATACAGCCTGGAGGGCCGGATCATACCCCGGTACTATGTTGTAAAGTTTCTCAAGGAAAATGGACTGCTGGATCACAACCGGAGCTACTATTCTGCAGTCATTGTGATGGAGAAAGTATTCGTGGACAAGTACATATCCCCTCACAAGGAAGTTGCACCATACCTTGCTGAAGACTATGATGCCGCTTGCAGAGGGGAAGTGCCGACTAGATTCAAATTTACATGA